DNA sequence from the Hydrogenobacter sp. genome:
GAACCACTTTTTAAATTGCTTAACTTTAGTGAGGTATCATTGAATAAACATTTACCCCTAACCCTGTCTGTGGTAGGGATAAGCATTACATTGTTTACACTTTTAGTTTTACCATTTATAAGTTCTATCTTCTGGATAGATTTGATAACTAACTCTATAATTAGTTTCTTTTGTGGTATTGTAGCACTTGCAGTAAGTTTTTTATTTGTGTTTGAATTTTTAAAATCCCAGACACTTTTTTCTTTTTTTCTTTTTTTGTCTTTCTATAGTTCAGGTATCTCTGATATATACGCCTCTTTTGTAACAGATATAAGAGCTTTTATATGGGTAAGAGTTATAAATACACTTAGTTCTTCTATCTTCTTATGTTTAGGATGTCTTTTTGTAGAAAAGAGATATAACAAAATTACTTCAAGTTTAACAGTAAAAATCCTTATATTCTTCGCGGTTTTTTCTTCTATAGCGTTTGGTTTTATATTCAGGTCATTCAACTCTTATTTGCCAGAGCCTCTGATTTTTAAAAGTGTGGATAAAATAACTTACGAAGGATTAAACAAAATCACTATTCTTGCATCCGTATTCTCAATAATGCTGTTTCTTACAAGTGCTTTTCTTCTGTATAAGATATACATAAAACATAGACAAGAATTGCTCCTCTATATGTCCTTTTATTCAGTTATGATGGCTAATATAAGTTTTCTATTTACCTTATCAACGCTATGGAATATAATATGGTGGGTATGGCATATTCTCAGATTGCTAGTTTACATCTTCCTTTTTGGGCTTTTCCTGTTTGGATTTATTTATCTTTTTAACAACATCAATAGAAAAACCAAAGAACTTACAGTTGCTTATAATCAACTTAAAGCTGCTCAAGAAAAACTGGTGGCAAGTGAAAGAATGGTTGCTGCAGGCATGATGGCGGCTACTATAATCCACGAAATAAGAACACCTATAGCAACCATTAATAATCTTATTCAGCTTTTAGCTAATGTGGATATAAAATGCAATTATGATACATTTGTTGAGTTAAAGAACTTGTTAAAGGAAGAAATATATCGTTTGAAAAGGATTACAGAAATATTTAATTTATCATACAGTCAGTATACACCTAAAAAGCGTAAGGCAAATTTAAGTGAAGAAGTAAAGTTATGTGTGGAAAGTTTTAAACAATCAAATGCGGACATAATAGCGGATAAAAGTATTGAACTAGAAAGTTACATAGAGGGGGATATACACGCTAATGTAGATATAGATGGGTTAAGAGTGTGCTTATATAATCTCCTTCAAAATGCTGTTGAGTCAACAGAAGAAGGAATTATCCGTGTGTATCTTAAAAAAATAGGTGATAAAATTGAAATCTCTGTTGAAGATACCGGAGTGGGAATCCCTGCGGAGAATATAGATAAGGTATTTGAACCTTTTTACACCTCCAAAACTAAAGGACTGGGTTTAGGTCTTTTTATAGTAAAGAGAATCGTTAATGCGCACGGGGGAGATATAATGGTAGTAAGTTCCTTAGGGAGAGGCAGTAAATTCTCCATCCTTATCCCGGTTCTTTAGCAGACTGTCAGGTTCTATACCATAAGCTTTGATTTTTCTCCACAGGGTTACCCTACTCATATTGAGTTTACTAGCGGCTTCCTGAAGAGTATAACTGTTTTTGAGTGCCTCCACTATAAGGTTCTTTTCCGATAAGCTCATCAGTAATTTCCTGTCTACAGACGGAATAACGGAACCTCTTCTACCTATAGCTTGTACTAAGTATTCGGGTAGATCCTCAAAACCTATAAACTCCCCTTCACAATGAAGTACTGCATAAGCTACTATATTGGAAAGTTCCCTTACATTTCCTGGATAATCGTAAAGTAGCAAATATTCCCATACTCCTGTATTGTACCCTTTTATATATTTTTTGGTATACTTCTCTTTAAACTTCTCAAGAAAGTGATTCAAAAACGAGGGAATATCCTCTTTTCTTTCCCTGAGCGGTGGTATATGTATGTGAACAGTGCTCAATCTATAATAAAGATCCTTCCTCAACCTTCCTTCTTCAATAGCTTTATCAATGTCATGATTAGTAGCAGATATAAATCTAACATTTACCTCCAACTCTTTAAGAGATCCTATCTTCCTAATTTTTTTTCTCTCAATTACATCTAAGAGTTTTGCCTGCATGTTAGATGGCATGTCCCCAATTTCATCAAGGAAAAGGGTTCCGCCATCAGCAGCTTTTATTAACCCTTCTTTTTCCGAAGAGGCACCTGTAAAAGAACCTTTTGAGTATCCAAGAAACTCAACTTCGCATAAACTTTCAGGTATAGTAGCACAGTTTGCAA
Encoded proteins:
- a CDS encoding HAMP domain-containing sensor histidine kinase, yielding MEPLFKLLNFSEVSLNKHLPLTLSVVGISITLFTLLVLPFISSIFWIDLITNSIISFFCGIVALAVSFLFVFEFLKSQTLFSFFLFLSFYSSGISDIYASFVTDIRAFIWVRVINTLSSSIFLCLGCLFVEKRYNKITSSLTVKILIFFAVFSSIAFGFIFRSFNSYLPEPLIFKSVDKITYEGLNKITILASVFSIMLFLTSAFLLYKIYIKHRQELLLYMSFYSVMMANISFLFTLSTLWNIIWWVWHILRLLVYIFLFGLFLFGFIYLFNNINRKTKELTVAYNQLKAAQEKLVASERMVAAGMMAATIIHEIRTPIATINNLIQLLANVDIKCNYDTFVELKNLLKEEIYRLKRITEIFNLSYSQYTPKKRKANLSEEVKLCVESFKQSNADIIADKSIELESYIEGDIHANVDIDGLRVCLYNLLQNAVESTEEGIIRVYLKKIGDKIEISVEDTGVGIPAENIDKVFEPFYTSKTKGLGLGLFIVKRIVNAHGGDIMVVSSLGRGSKFSILIPVL
- a CDS encoding sigma-54 dependent transcriptional regulator, which produces MFYGKVLLVDDDYNFRRSLSLLLKSIHLDVYEAYDGKEAIEKLNKSQNFDLIITDLRMEKVDGLELLKFVKIVSPHIPIIMITAYGTVSSAVEAMKIGAFDYIEKPFEFEEFKAKVKRAIEYGKARSAHKWGEDTTVEFIGNGLWVERVKDIIRRFGDSDVPIFITGETGTGKSYLAEVIHKSSSRGVGPFVIANCATIPESLCEVEFLGYSKGSFTGASSEKEGLIKAADGGTLFLDEIGDMPSNMQAKLLDVIERKKIRKIGSLKELEVNVRFISATNHDIDKAIEEGRLRKDLYYRLSTVHIHIPPLRERKEDIPSFLNHFLEKFKEKYTKKYIKGYNTGVWEYLLLYDYPGNVRELSNIVAYAVLHCEGEFIGFEDLPEYLVQAIGRRGSVIPSVDRKLLMSLSEKNLIVEALKNSYTLQEAASKLNMSRVTLWRKIKAYGIEPDSLLKNRDKDGEFTASP